The DNA sequence GAAATTTTTAGATCTCCGGTATATTATCTATCTCAAAATGATGTGATTTATGTTCATCCGAATGGAGCAAAAACTAACTCCTCTGCATATAGTGCTACAAATTCTGTCTTTATATCTTTGGCAGGTATTATATTATCTGTGATTTCAATTATTACTCGTTAAATAATTAATATAATGAAAAAAAATCAGAAAAATTTATATTTAGAAAATGATGAGGATTTAGATATAAAAGAGTTAACCTATCGTTATTTAAAATACTGGAAATGGATTGTTTTATCGATTATATTAGCTATTATATTAGGTAAAGTATATTTAAATTTTACTCCAAAAAAATATTTATCTGAATCTAAAATTTTAATAAATGTTGGAAGTCATGATAATTTTACTTTATCAGGATTATCTGAAATATCTGATTTATCAGAATTATCAAAAAGTAATATAAATGATTGGATTGAAATGTTAAAATCTCGTCGTTTATTGTCAAAAGTAATTGATAAATTAGATCTTAATGTACAATATTATGAGAATAATAGATTTATATCAAAACAAATATATAAGAAGGATGCTAACATTTATATAAAGTTCGTTGATGAAAAATCAAAATATTTAATAGATAAATCAGTAAATCTTGAAGTAAATATTTTTGATAATAAAAAATTTATTTGTAAAGATGTTGATACTGACATCGAATTTGAAGGAAATTTTGGACAACCTGTTAAATTTCCTTTTGGTAATATCATATTTTATCGCAATTTATTGTCATCCAATGATGATAAAACGATTATATCCATTAGGCCGATTATAGATGTTACATTAGAATATATTAATTCATTGGAAGTAGAAAATATTTCCAAAAATGGTAATATTATTAATTTGGGAATGCAAAGTATTTTGCCTGAAAATGCTAATAATATAATTGATCTATTAGTTTTACAACTTCAAGAAGATATAAAAGATGATAAAAATAAGATAGGACAAAATACTGTATCATTTATTAATGATAGATTATCATTAATATCAAAAGATCTAGGTATTACAGATGATAATATGGAAAAGTATAAATCTGGTAAAAGAATTTTTAATGTAGAGACCGAAGGAATAAAAGATGTTCAAGAATCTTCGAGAATAGAAGAACAAATAAAACAGTTTTCAATACAATTAAGTTTGATTGATTATATGGAAAAATTTATTTCAAATAATAATAGTTCTTTATTACCATCAAATATTGGACTTACTGATGCATCTCTTATTTCCTCTACACAAGAATTTAATAAATTAATATTAGAAAGGGATAATTTGTTAAAAAGTTCAACACCGGAAAATCCTATAGTTAAAAATTTAGATCTACAAATTCGTGATTATAATAATAATTTAAGAAATAGTTTAAAAAATTATAAAAATACT is a window from the Apibacter sp. B3706 genome containing:
- a CDS encoding GumC family protein — protein: MKKNQKNLYLENDEDLDIKELTYRYLKYWKWIVLSIILAIILGKVYLNFTPKKYLSESKILINVGSHDNFTLSGLSEISDLSELSKSNINDWIEMLKSRRLLSKVIDKLDLNVQYYENNRFISKQIYKKDANIYIKFVDEKSKYLIDKSVNLEVNIFDNKKFICKDVDTDIEFEGNFGQPVKFPFGNIIFYRNLLSSNDDKTIISIRPIIDVTLEYINSLEVENISKNGNIINLGMQSILPENANNIIDLLVLQLQEDIKDDKNKIGQNTVSFINDRLSLISKDLGITDDNMEKYKSGKRIFNVETEGIKDVQESSRIEEQIKQFSIQLSLIDYMEKFISNNNSSLLPSNIGLTDASLISSTQEFNKLILERDNLLKSSTPENPIVKNLDLQIRDYNNNLRNSLKNYKNTTSIAIKNLQKQMGHVSNKITELPSKERGFRDIFRKQQTIEALYLLLLKKREETEIATASTPNVVKVVDKAFYYNDPIYPKSSIILLLSSIIGFIIPVGILYICFFFDDKVKSKKDIEKVISNIPFIGYVPKAESNVVDIQSINSSSAEAFRILRTNINFLLPEIQFQSKCIYITSTISGEGKTFTAINLAYTLALTNKKVLLIEADIRKPKVRENLGIKEKLEGITDFLSENITIDDLYSKITSISYNNESTTTTKIDILPSGKISPNPSELLMNGKFSEIIDFGRLHYDYIIVDTAPVGVVTDTLLINNQADLLLYLIRVNYLQKNMLDILVQLQKEGKLNLHKTAILINTVDSKEGYGYGQNYKYGYSDSKKSWFKKFFKNYISQS